Proteins encoded in a region of the Raphanus sativus cultivar WK10039 chromosome 8, ASM80110v3, whole genome shotgun sequence genome:
- the LOC108820977 gene encoding pathogenesis-related protein 5-like: MANFSGLHILFFSFIIATGAISVVSGTVFTIVNRCSFPVWPGILTGDNGVQLNGGGFGLTPGASIDVVAPAGWSGRIWGRTGCNFDAFGTGRCLTGDCGNKLQCSGAGGVPPATLAEFTIGHGGAMDFYDVSLVDGYNVQMEIKTQGGSGDCQNVGCVSDLNKICPNELSVTNGGNVAACKSACEAFKTPQYCCTGAFNKPETCPPTDYSRIFKTACPKAYSYAYDDATSTFTCANANYSIIFCPTI; encoded by the exons ATGGCTAATTTCTCAGGCTTACacattctcttcttctccttcatcatAGCTACAG GTGCAATTTCCGTGGTCTCGGGTACAGTATTTACCATAGTGAACCGCTGCAGCTTCCCCGTTTGGCCTGGAATCCTCACCGGAGACAACGGTGTACAGCTCAACGGTGGCGGATTCGGCTTAACTCCAGGAGCTTCTATCGACGTAGTCGCTCCTGCGGGCTGGTCCGGCAGAATCTGGGGTCGAACCGGCTGCAATTTCGATGCTTTTGGCACCGGAAGATGTCTCACCGGAGACTGTGGTAACAAATTACAATGCTCCGGTGCAGGAGGAGTTCCACCGGCTACGCTAGCCGAATTCACAATCGGTCATGGCGGTGCGATGGACTTCTACGACGTAAGCCTTGTCGATGGTTACAACGTCCAGATGGAAATCAAGACGCAAGGAGGCTCAGGCGATTGCCAAAACGTGGGATGCGTTTCAGACCTGAACAAGATATGTCCCAACGAGCTAAGCGTTACTAACGGTGGGAATGTTGCGGCGTGTAAGAGCGCTTGCGAGGCATTTAAAACACCGCAGTATTGTTGCACAGGTGCATTCAATAAGCCGGAGACTTGTCCGCCCACGGATTACTCGAGGATCTTTAAAACAGCTTGCCCCAAGGCGTATAGCTACGCATACGATGATGCTACAAGCACTTTTACTTGTGCCAATGCTAATTACTCCATCATTTTCTGTCCTACCATTTAG